Within the Actinomycetota bacterium genome, the region GCGAGACCGTTTCATCGTTCAGGAGGTCCAGGAGACGCTGTACCACCTGGTGTGGGAACTCGTTCACGTCTTCTTCGAGCACAAGGGCCTGCTGGACGATCGTGACGAACGCAGCACGCATCACACCGGGCGCTCCAGTTTCCTGTACCCGTTCCTCGCAGAGCAGGAGAAAGGTCTGGATACAGTGTTGACACAGCTCGAGCGGTCCGTCGTGGACAAGGCTTCCGACGTCTGTGCCATGCGGGCCTCTTCGATCGAGCCGGAGGCTCTGACGGAGACGGCGAGGCTGATCGCGGAGCGCGTGTCGGCAGGCGGCAAAGTCCTCGCGTTCGGTAACGGCGGCTCCGCCACCGATGCCCAAGACCTCGTGGGCGACTTGGTGGGCCCACCGCGGGGGATGAAGCCCGTCCCGGCGGTATCACTGACGAATGACGAAGCGGTCATGACCGCGTTGGGTAATGACGTGGGCTTCGAGAACGTCTTCGTGCGACAGGTCATCGCTCATGCGCACCAGTCAGACGTCGCGATCGCGATCTCTACGAGCGGCGGGTCCCGCAACGTCGTCGCTGCGGTCGAAGAGGCGAAGCGGCGGGGGCTGCTGACGGTTGGTCTCGCGGGCTACGGCGGCGGCCGGCTCGCGGAGGTGTGCGACCGCACCCACTCGATCACCGGCGACTACATCCCGCGCATCCAGGAGGCCCAGGCGTCGCAATACCACGTGCTTCGTCGTCTGATCGACGCGGCTGTTGTTGCTCGTGAAGGAGACGCTTAGCGCGACGCTGCTGCTCGCGCTGCCTTCTCGGCGATCGGACCGAGCGCCGCTTCGATCTCGCCCAGCGTCTTGTTGATCCGCAACACCGAGGGACCAATGGCGCCGGTCTGAGACTCCACCGCGCGAACCCCGAAGGCGACCTTTCCCAAGGTCGTCGAGATGCTCCTGAGCTCTCGCGTGAGGGCGATGACGTAGGCGGCCAGTACGACGACGACGAGCGCGATCTCGACGACGGTGAGGATCACCAGCAGCGTGGTCACGACGACGTCACCTTGTTCAAGAGCTCGTCATGACGAAGCGCCTCGGCCTTGATCGCCTCGAGCTCGTCGGCGGTGTCGTTGAGCAGCCATGTCGTAGCGGTATTGCGGGCCACCATCGTCGCCGTGCTCCAGAGGGTCTTCACGTTGCTGTCGATGCGGCGAACCTCACGCAGAAGCGTGTGGAGCAAGAACACCACCACGAGCGCAATCACCAGGCCGACGCCAAGGGTTATCCACCACATCGTCTGCACGTCGGATGGAAGTGCAGCGAGATTCATCGACGCTCCTCTCCTGAAGGATGTTGTGGAGGGTCGTGTCCCGCGAGCCCGGATGCGGCCCCGCCGAGCCCCCTCGGTGTGCCGATCGCGGTGGTGGGATCGATCGTGGGCGCGGGCTCGCCGTTGCTGCTGCCACCGCCGAGCGCCTCGCGTGCCTTCATCGCACCTTGAAGGAGGTCGTTCGCGACGGTGTTCGTGGTGGCCACCTGCCACAGCACCTCGGTGCGATCCCGAGCGAGGATCAGCGAACGCGTGCCGTCTTCGGCGACGTCCGCGATCTTCCGGGCGGTCGCGATGATCGCTACCACGACCACAACCACGATGACGACAACGAGCGCGCCGATGCCGTAGCCCACCCACCAGCCGGTCATATCGGTTGCAGCCGAGACCACGGGACCCCCTTGCGCTAGATGTCCGAAGCATACACATGGCCCGATCGCCGCCACGAGTCCGATGGCCCCCGTACGGAGGCGAAACCAAGTACCCTAGGTGCGCTCGTCACATAGCCCGGGGGGAGTGGGATGGCACAAACCGAAACCGTGAAGACACCGGCTCAGCGGCTCCTCGATGTTCTGGGTCCCGTAGATCGTTGGCACGACTTCGACGAGATCGGGCATATGGGGTTGCCAAGCCGCGCGGTGATGGAGGACATGCTCGCACCGACCGCCACCGCCGGCCGCACGAGCCGACTCGGCCCCCTCGAGAAGCTCCACGTGTTCTGGTTCGCCGGCATGAGTTGCGATGGTTGTTCCGTTGCGGTGACGGGCGCGCAGGCGCCTTCGGTCGAAAGTCTGTTGCTTGGTGCGCACCCGGGATTACCGCGGGTGATCCTCCATCACCCGGTGCTGAACGTCGAAGCCGGACCGTGGTACGTGAAGGCGCAGGAGGATGCCATCCGCGGGACGCTCGACGCGCCTTACGCGATCGTCCTCGAGGGATCGATCAGCGACGAGGTCGCCGCGATGCTGCAGGGCGGCTCCGACGAAGGCCGCGGCCACGGCTATTGGGCCGCCCAGGGCGAAGAGCCGTGGGGCCGCGACGGCGAGATGCGCCACGTCACGGCCGACGAGTGGATCGCTCGCCTCGCTCCGGGTGCCGCCGCGTCTATCGCGATCGGCACGTGCGCGACCTGGGGCGGCATCCCGTCGGCGAACGGGAACCCCACCGGCGCGATGAGCCTGATGGACTTCCTCGGCAAGGACTACCGCAGCGCGTTCGGCGTCCCGGTCGTCAACGTGCCGGGGTGTCCGCCGATCGGCGACAACTTCACCGAGACCGTCGCCGCCGTCCTGTATTTCCTCCAAGGGTTCGGCCCCCTGCCAGAGTTCGACGAGCTGGGGCGTCCCGCGTGGCTCTTCGGCGAGACCGTCCACCGCCACTGTGTTCGTGGCGCTTACTACGAAGAGGGAACGTACGCCGAGACGTTCGGGGATCCAGAGTGCCTGGTGGAGATCGGGTGCTGGGGTCCCGTGGTCAACTGCAACATCACGTCGCGCGGGATGATCAACCACGTCGGGGGCTGCATGAACAGCGGCGGCGCCTGTATCGGGTGCACCATGCCGGGCTTCCCCGACAAGTTCACCCCCTTCTACAAGAGGCCGCCTGGATCGCTTGCCTCGACCGCCGCGGCGCGGCTGCTCGGCAGCGTCGTCCGGCCTCTGCGCCGGAACACGAATGCACACCTCAACCGCGAGGTGCGCTGGGACCTTCACGAGAACGTCCCTAGCGGTTGGGCGCGAGAGAAGAACGAGCCGAACGCGGTTCAGAACACCGTGCACAAGTTCTACGACCGGCTCCGTCGCTCGACGGACACCAGCAAGAACCCGGGCGAGGTGTGGGGCAAGCGCGACGAGTGGACGTATGCGCGCAATCCGGATTCAGAGGAGAGATTCGAAGCAGAGGCGCGCGCCGCGACCGCGGTGGCGGCTGCCGACGATAAGGGGGATCGTTAGATGTGCTTCAAGAACCTGCCCCTTGAGTTCGACGAGCGCGGGAATGCTTCCCTAAGAGAGGGAGTGGCCGATCCCTGGTCGCTGCAGACGGCGAAGCCGGACGTGGCTCAGAGCGACGCCGAACGAGAAGCCGAGATCCAGCGACTCATGGCGCGCAACGGCCACATCAAAGACATCAACATGGACCCGGTCACCCGCATCGCCGGCGCGCTTGCGGTTCACATGACCGCTGACCTCGAGAGCGGCCGCTACGTGCAGGCGCACTCGCAGGCGACGCTGTTCCGCGGATACGAGGTGATCCTCATGGGGCGTGACCCCCGCGACGCGACCAACATCTCGTCGCGGGCCTGTGGCGTCTGCGGCGGCGTGCACGCCCACGCATCTGCATACGCGATCGAGATGGCGATGGGCATCTGTCCGCCTCCGCTCGGCACCGTCGTTCGGAACATGGGGGAGGCGGCCGAGATGGGCTACGACAACCCGTTGCACCTCTACCTGCTTGCCGGCCCCGATTACTCCGAAGCGATCATCCGCCAATCCAACCCCGAGCTGTGGCCGAAGGCGGAGGCATGGACGTGCCAGCACCAGGAGAGCCACGGCTTCAAGACGATGGCGGATCTGATGTCGGCGCTGAATCCTCTGACCGGGGCGCTCTACCGCGAGGGGCTTGAGTTCACCAGGCTGTCGCGCGAGATGTGCGTGATCCTGTGGGGCAAGTACCCCCACCCACAGACCGTGATCCCCGGCGGGATGTCGACGACGCTCACGATGCAGTCGTTGAACGAGTACCACTCGAAGCTCGGACGCATCTTCGACTACGCGCAGCGGATGATGGGGGTCTGGGACGAGATCGTCGACTTCTTCTACGCGGCGGACGAGCGCTACAAGCAGGTGGGCGCCCGGCCGACGAACATGATCGACTCCGGTTACTGGGACGATCCTTACGCGTACGACGCGACCTACCAGAACTGCGACGCGTGGGGGCAGCGCCGCTGGTCGACGCCCGCGGTGATCATCGATGGCGAGCTCGTCACCACCAACTTCACGCAGATCAATATGGGCTTCGAGGAGTTCGTCGAGCACTCGTATTACGAGCAGTGGCAGGGCGACCGTTACCCCACGGATCCAAACGGGAACCCGCTCAGCCCGTACCACCCGTGGAACAAGCAGACTCTGCCCAAGCCTCAGGGGCGCAACTGGAAAGAGAAGTACACGTGGGCGACCGCGCCGCGCTGGGACCGACACGTCGTCGAGGCCGGGTGCTACGTCCGTCTCCAGGCGACTGCGATGGCGCAGAAGCAGCCGCGCAACGACTTCATCGAGGCGACGGGCAACGGCATCAGGATGCACGTGCCGAAGGGGCTAACGCCGGAGAGCGAGGTCGAGTGGCGGATCCCCGAGCAGTGGAACGCGTTGGAGCGCAACCGTGGCCGCGCCTACCACTACCTGATGTCGCAGCTGGTTGGGCTCGCGAGCTTGATGGAGGCTTACAAGCTCTTCAAACAGGGCGAGCACCGGGTCTCCGCCATGACTCCGGGTGAGCTGGAGCGGGCGATCCCGAAGGACGAGCGCCGGGGGATCGGCTGGTGGGGTGCGGGCAGAGGCTGGCTGGTTCACCATCTCTCGATGGATCGCGGAAAGCTCACGAACTACCAGATCACGACCCCGTCGACGATCAACGCCTCGCCTCGCGATCCATGGGGACAGCCCGGGCCGTACGAGGAAGCGGTGATGAACACGCCGATCATCGAAGATGTCTCGGATCCGTCTCGGTTCACCGGGATCGACATGCTGAGGACGATCCGAAGCTTCGACCCGTGCATGCCGTGCACGACGCACGTTCACACGGGCGCGGGGACGGTCGTGCGGGAGGTCAATACCTGCTCTTGCGGAGCCGACTAGCCGTCGCTCTAGCGGGATGACGATCCTGGTCGGGGGCGTGAGCCAGCTCTACCAGGGTGACCACGACCTCGGCCGTCTAGCCGTCGAGATGCTGCGCGCGCAGGAGCTCGGTCCAGACGTGTTGGTCGAGGACCTTTACTACGGCGCCGTTGCAGTCGTGCAGCTCTTGGAGGAAGTTCGCCCGGACATGCTGATCCTTGTCGGCACCCAAGAGCGCGGGCGCCCTGCGGGAACGGTGGAGCGTCGCCGGCTGGAGCCTTCGTCCGGCGACGTCGACGTCGACGCGGTTCAGCGGTCGGTAGGCGACGCCGTCGTGGGATACGTGGACCTGGAGCTGACAACAGACGTGGTCCGAGGATTCGGGGCACTGCCACAACGGACGGTGGTTATCGAGGTAGAGCCGGCCCGTACCGAGCCGTCGGAGGAACTGAGCGAAGAGGCTCGCGCCGCGCTCTCGACGGTCATCGAGCTCGTCCGGTTGGAGATCGGGCGCGTCCCATTGTTCGAGCTCACGGACCGTCTGAGAGAGATGCTGGCAGAGCAACGCCTAGTTCCGTCACCGGCACTGTCCGCGCTCGAGGACCTGTTGATCGACTTGCGCTCGGCCGAGCTCAACGGGACATGGGGCGCGACATTCGCACGACGCGACCGGCTGCGGATGGCGATCGCCGCAGGCGAGACCGGAGAGGGCATGAACCACCTCGACTGGGGGCTGTGGTGGGCACTGATCGAGGAGCTCGACCGGCTTCAGGGGGCGGAGGTCGGCGCCGCATCCTGATCGTTGCCGTTCCACTCCTCGAGGATCCCGAGGTTCTGCGGGCGGATGGCGACCTTGTTGCCCCTCGGCGTCTCGAGTAGGAGCGCCCCGTCCATGAGCGACCCGACTGCGGTGCCGGTGACCTGTGGCCCCGCGGGACCCATCGGGATCATCCGCGCGCGGACGCCACGACCTACCGTCTGTAGCCTCGGCAGGTAGTCGCGCAGAACTTCGTCGGTCGGAGCAGCGATACGGCCCTCGATGGCCTCGACCAACCGCGCCAACAAGGGTCCTCGGGGCGGCTCCGCATGCGGGATCAGCACGTTGACGACCGCCCACAGCACGACGGCTGGCCCGAGCTCGGCGTGGACGCCGACGCTTCCCGCCAGCTCGTCGTCCAGGTAGACGCGGTCGGGCCACTCGATCGTGGCGGCCTCGCCGATCACGTCGCCGAGCGCGGTGGTCGCGGCGGTGTAGAGCCAGCCCTCCCGCTCGTGCTTCATCGTTGGACGCACCACCAGCGAAAACGCCAGCGTGTTTCCGGGCGTGACAGTCCATTCGAACCCGGCGCGACCGCGGGGTGAGGCCTGGTAATCGGCGACGACGAGCGCACCCGCGCTCGCGCCCTGCCGCGCCCACGCCAGTGCGTCCGCCTCCGTCGACAACAGCGCGCGATACGAGCGGATCTCGCGCCCGGGCAACACCGGCGCCAGAGCCGCGAGCGACAGGTCCTCGTTCAGCTCCACGCGGGCTCTTGCCCCAACGACGCGGCGACGCTGTTGAAGGTCGACCGCAACCTGTCCCACTGGGGGACCGGAAACCGCACCATCGCCCGGCCCGTGTGGTGGCGCCACCTGCCCGCGTCCTCAGACGAAAGTGTGTCGGCCGCTTCCAGCGACGCGTGGATGATCCGGTGCATCTCGGCGGGTGGCAGCTCCAGTAGCGCCGTCAGCCATGC harbors:
- a CDS encoding SIS domain-containing protein, whose translation is MSKSAPEFVRKQYALRDDLVRSFFSAEAAAVALLCHDMARRFARGGRLIAFGAGAAATDAQHLSVEFVHPVIVGKRALPALALVNDVSALGAALTDASGFFARRLELMAREQDVAVGIVHGAEDPGREAVAAALKQASALGMLTLSLGASDTAAAADHVFEVPSRDRFIVQEVQETLYHLVWELVHVFFEHKGLLDDRDERSTHHTGRSSFLYPFLAEQEKGLDTVLTQLERSVVDKASDVCAMRASSIEPEALTETARLIAERVSAGGKVLAFGNGGSATDAQDLVGDLVGPPRGMKPVPAVSLTNDEAVMTALGNDVGFENVFVRQVIAHAHQSDVAIAISTSGGSRNVVAAVEEAKRRGLLTVGLAGYGGGRLAEVCDRTHSITGDYIPRIQEAQASQYHVLRRLIDAAVVAREGDA
- a CDS encoding hydrogenase expression protein HypE — its product is MLAPTATAGRTSRLGPLEKLHVFWFAGMSCDGCSVAVTGAQAPSVESLLLGAHPGLPRVILHHPVLNVEAGPWYVKAQEDAIRGTLDAPYAIVLEGSISDEVAAMLQGGSDEGRGHGYWAAQGEEPWGRDGEMRHVTADEWIARLAPGAAASIAIGTCATWGGIPSANGNPTGAMSLMDFLGKDYRSAFGVPVVNVPGCPPIGDNFTETVAAVLYFLQGFGPLPEFDELGRPAWLFGETVHRHCVRGAYYEEGTYAETFGDPECLVEIGCWGPVVNCNITSRGMINHVGGCMNSGGACIGCTMPGFPDKFTPFYKRPPGSLASTAAARLLGSVVRPLRRNTNAHLNREVRWDLHENVPSGWAREKNEPNAVQNTVHKFYDRLRRSTDTSKNPGEVWGKRDEWTYARNPDSEERFEAEARAATAVAAADDKGDR
- a CDS encoding nickel-dependent hydrogenase large subunit: MCFKNLPLEFDERGNASLREGVADPWSLQTAKPDVAQSDAEREAEIQRLMARNGHIKDINMDPVTRIAGALAVHMTADLESGRYVQAHSQATLFRGYEVILMGRDPRDATNISSRACGVCGGVHAHASAYAIEMAMGICPPPLGTVVRNMGEAAEMGYDNPLHLYLLAGPDYSEAIIRQSNPELWPKAEAWTCQHQESHGFKTMADLMSALNPLTGALYREGLEFTRLSREMCVILWGKYPHPQTVIPGGMSTTLTMQSLNEYHSKLGRIFDYAQRMMGVWDEIVDFFYAADERYKQVGARPTNMIDSGYWDDPYAYDATYQNCDAWGQRRWSTPAVIIDGELVTTNFTQINMGFEEFVEHSYYEQWQGDRYPTDPNGNPLSPYHPWNKQTLPKPQGRNWKEKYTWATAPRWDRHVVEAGCYVRLQATAMAQKQPRNDFIEATGNGIRMHVPKGLTPESEVEWRIPEQWNALERNRGRAYHYLMSQLVGLASLMEAYKLFKQGEHRVSAMTPGELERAIPKDERRGIGWWGAGRGWLVHHLSMDRGKLTNYQITTPSTINASPRDPWGQPGPYEEAVMNTPIIEDVSDPSRFTGIDMLRTIRSFDPCMPCTTHVHTGAGTVVREVNTCSCGAD